Below is a genomic region from Candidatus Polarisedimenticolia bacterium.
ATGGACGAGGCGGAAATCTCCCTGATGCTCTCCGGCGACAACGACGCCGCCAGCGCCATCCTCATCATCCATCCCGGGGCCGGGGGCACCGAGTCGCAGGACTGGGCCGAGATGCTCTATCGGATGTACCTGCGCTGGTCGGAGCGCAAGGGCTACCGGGTGCGGACGCTGGAATACCAGGAAGGCGAGGAGGCGGGGATCAAGTCGGCCACCCTGCTGATTGAAGGAAAGAACGCCTACGGCTTTCTGCGCTCCGAATCGGGCGTCCATCGCCTGGTGAGGATCTCGCCTTTCGACGCCGCGGCCCGGCGCCACACCTCGTTCGCCTCCGTCTACGTCAGCCCCGATATCGAGGACAAGATCGAGATCAAGATCGAGGACAAGGATCTGCGGGTCGATACCTATCGATCCAGCGGGGCCGGTGGCCAGCACGTCAACGTGACCGACTCCGCCGTGCGCATCACGCACCTGCCGACGGGAACCGTCGTCTCCTGCCAGAACGAGCGCTCGCAGCACCGCAACCGGGAGGTGGCGATGAAGATCCTGCGCTCGCGCCTCTACGAGATGGCCCAGCGCGAGCGTGAGGAGAAGCGTGCCGTCGAGGAGGGGGCCAAGAAAGACATTGCCTGGGGGAGCCAGATTCGCTCCTACGTCCTGCAGCCCTACCGCCTCATCAAAGATCACCGAACCAATCTCGAGATAGGCAACGTCGACAAGGTTCTGGACGGGGATCTGGACGATCTGATCCAGGCCTACCTGCTTAAGGGCCGCGCCGCACCCGCACCGAATTCCTTGACGGACCGCCCATAGCTTGATAGATTTGGCACTCGCCAGCGAAGAGTGCTAAAGCCCAAGGAGTGTCCAAGTGCCTGACCTGGAACTCGATAACCGCAGCCGGGAGATCCTCAAGGAGGTCATCCGGAGCTTCATCGATTCGGGGGAGCCGGTAGGGTCGCGAACCATCGCGAAGATCTATCCGGAGGGGCTTTCGGCGGCTTCGATTCGCAACATCATGGCGGACCTGGAGGAGATGGGGTATCTCACGCAGCCCCATACCTCCGCGGGCCGGGTACCTACCGATCGCGGCTATCGCTATTACGTCGATTCGCTGCTGACCGGCGTGGAGCTGCCGCGCTCCGATCGCGAGCGGGTCGCCGAGGTGGTGCGCCGGCAGGTGGCGCTCCCCGAGGTGCTGCACGAGATCTCCCGCGTCATCTCCCGCCTGACCCACCAGGTCGGCTTCGTCGTCTCACCGGACCACACGCGCGCGGTGCTCAAGCACATCGAGTTCATCTCCCTGGGGCCGCGCCGGATTCTCGCCATCCTGGTGGACAAGTCCGGGGCGATTCACAATCGCGTCGCCGACACTTCCGAGGAGCTCACCCAGGAGGAGCTGGACCAGGTGGGCCGCTTCCTCGTGGCGGGGTACCAGGGGAAGACGCTCCCGGAGATTCGCGAGGCGCTGCTGGAAAAGATGAAGGAAGAAAAGGCACGCTTCGACACGCTGCTGTCGCGCGCCATCTCGCTGGGGACCCAGTTCCTGCGCGCCCAGGAAGAGGCCGACAAGCAGGTCTACGTGCAGGGTACCTCGAACATGCTGCAGCAGCCCGACATCGTGGACATGGAGGAGATGCGGCGTATCTTCGAGACTTTCGAGCAGAAGGGAAAGCTCGTGAAGATCCTCGACGAGGTGGTGGGCTCGGAAGGCCTGCGGGTGATCATCGGCTCGGAGAATTCCGATCCGACGTTGGCCCATCTGGCGCTGATCGCCTCGCCCTACCGCGCGGGGGAGCAGTCGACCGGCATTCTCGGAGTCCTGGGTCCCACTCGCATGGAATACTCCCGCGCCA
It encodes:
- the prfB gene encoding peptide chain release factor 2 (programmed frameshift), translating into MEGLGGTFELERKEAELKELEEKAGAADFWNDPAAAQKALQRRTRLGEEIAEGRKLIARLEEAQVMLDLAREGEEVEADLMRCLDSLEGEMDEAEISLMLSGDNDAASAILIIHPGAGGTESQDWAEMLYRMYLRWSERKGYRVRTLEYQEGEEAGIKSATLLIEGKNAYGFLRSESGVHRLVRISPFDAAARRHTSFASVYVSPDIEDKIEIKIEDKDLRVDTYRSSGAGGQHVNVTDSAVRITHLPTGTVVSCQNERSQHRNREVAMKILRSRLYEMAQREREEKRAVEEGAKKDIAWGSQIRSYVLQPYRLIKDHRTNLEIGNVDKVLDGDLDDLIQAYLLKGRAAPAPNSLTDRP
- the hrcA gene encoding heat-inducible transcriptional repressor HrcA — its product is MPDLELDNRSREILKEVIRSFIDSGEPVGSRTIAKIYPEGLSAASIRNIMADLEEMGYLTQPHTSAGRVPTDRGYRYYVDSLLTGVELPRSDRERVAEVVRRQVALPEVLHEISRVISRLTHQVGFVVSPDHTRAVLKHIEFISLGPRRILAILVDKSGAIHNRVADTSEELTQEELDQVGRFLVAGYQGKTLPEIREALLEKMKEEKARFDTLLSRAISLGTQFLRAQEEADKQVYVQGTSNMLQQPDIVDMEEMRRIFETFEQKGKLVKILDEVVGSEGLRVIIGSENSDPTLAHLALIASPYRAGEQSTGILGVLGPTRMEYSRAIALVDYISKLLSRILTVPPS